CTAGAACCGAGACAGCATGGGGCCCTGCTTATTTCAAGTAGAGCAGGCTCTTACTGCGCTGCTACGACAGCCCGATAGCGGACGTCTCCTGAGCGCACCCGGCCGATTGCCTCGTTGATGTTGGGCATCGGGAAAACGTCGACTTGTGGCCGCACTCCGGTGCGGGCAGCGAAATCGAGCATTTGCATGGTCTCGCCGGGGGATGCGACCAGTCCACCGGCGATCCGTTTTTCGGAGAAGACCAGCGATAGGGCGCTGAGCTGCATTGCGCTTTCCGGTACGCCAACTGTGATGAGGGTTCCCTGCGGCTTCAAGGCGGCCAAGTAGTCATCCCAGGGGATGTCGGCGGACACGGTGCTGATGATGAAGTCCAATGTGCCTGACGCCATGGCCAATTCGTGTGTGCCGCGAGTAGTGATGAAGTGGTCGGCGCCCAGTTCGAGGGCGTCGTTGCGCTTGTCCGGTGACGACGAGATGGCGGTAACCTCGCACCCCCAGGCGCGGGCGAACTGGATGGCCAGATGGCCGAGACCGCCGATGCCCACTATGCCCACGTGATCGGTCGGCTTGATGCTGTGCCGGATGAACGGTGCGTACACCGTGACACCTCCGCAGAGCAGCGGACCAGCGTGCAGCAGTTCAATGGCCTCAGGTAGGGGGTAGGCGAAGCGCCAGTCGCTGGCCCGCACCGAGGACGCGAACCCGCCTCGATCACCGCGGAATGCGGTGCTGTCTCTGCTGGCG
Above is a window of Mycolicibacterium baixiangningiae DNA encoding:
- a CDS encoding NAD(P)-dependent alcohol dehydrogenase, translated to MRVNAYAALAPGADLTLYEYDAGEPGPLEVDVEVTHCGVCHTDLMVIDNDWGAGVPVVAGHEVAGIVRAVGTLVDTGRLAVGQRVVVGGVAGSCMSCQYCVTGRQQLCASRDSTAFRGDRGGFASSVRASDWRFAYPLPEAIELLHAGPLLCGGVTVYAPFIRHSIKPTDHVGIVGIGGLGHLAIQFARAWGCEVTAISSSPDKRNDALELGADHFITTRGTHELAMASGTLDFIISTVSADIPWDDYLAALKPQGTLITVGVPESAMQLSALSLVFSEKRIAGGLVASPGETMQMLDFAARTGVRPQVDVFPMPNINEAIGRVRSGDVRYRAVVAAQ